In a single window of the Prochlorococcus marinus CUG1415 genome:
- the ffh gene encoding signal recognition particle protein codes for MFDELSSRFEDAVKGLRGEAKISENNINDALKDVKRALLDADVSLSVVKEFISDVKDKAIGEEVVRGVNPGQKFIEVVNKELINIMGIENSPLNENENSPTVILMAGLQGAGKTTATGKLGLYLKEKDQKVLLVAADIYRPAAVEQLKTLGSQYDLEVFSAKEKNSKPEDITKDALNFASENNFNSIIIDTAGRLQIDDSMMSEMVRIKEVSNPDEVLLVVDSMIGQEAADLTKSFHEKVGISGAILTKLDGDSRGGAALSIRKISGKPIKFIGVGEKIEALQPFHPERMASRILGMGDVLTLVEKAQKEVELADAEAMQKKLQEATFDFNDFVKQMRLIKRMGSLGGLMKLIPGMNKIDDGMIKNGEDQLKKIESMISSMTIEEKQKPEVLAAQPSRRQRIAQGSGYEAKDVDKVLADFQRMRGFMKQMSNGGMPGMGGMPGMGGMPGMGGMPGMGGMPGMGGLNANKPMKKQKNNKKKKGFADL; via the coding sequence ATGTTTGATGAACTCTCATCACGCTTTGAAGACGCAGTCAAGGGTTTAAGAGGCGAAGCAAAAATTAGTGAAAATAATATCAACGATGCCTTGAAGGATGTAAAAAGGGCACTCCTAGATGCAGATGTAAGTTTATCTGTAGTAAAAGAGTTTATTTCAGATGTTAAAGATAAAGCTATCGGTGAAGAAGTAGTTAGGGGTGTAAATCCAGGTCAAAAATTTATAGAAGTTGTAAATAAAGAATTGATTAATATTATGGGGATTGAAAATTCCCCATTAAATGAAAATGAAAATAGTCCTACAGTGATTTTAATGGCTGGACTTCAGGGAGCTGGTAAAACAACTGCAACAGGAAAATTAGGCCTTTATCTGAAGGAAAAAGATCAAAAAGTTCTTTTGGTGGCTGCAGATATTTATCGGCCAGCAGCTGTGGAGCAACTCAAAACATTAGGAAGTCAATATGACTTGGAAGTTTTTTCAGCGAAAGAAAAAAATAGTAAACCAGAAGATATAACAAAAGATGCATTGAATTTTGCTAGTGAAAATAATTTTAATTCGATCATTATTGACACTGCAGGAAGATTGCAAATTGATGATTCAATGATGAGTGAAATGGTTCGAATAAAAGAAGTTTCAAATCCTGATGAAGTTTTACTTGTTGTTGATTCTATGATTGGGCAAGAAGCTGCTGATTTGACAAAGTCATTTCATGAAAAAGTAGGGATTTCTGGGGCGATACTAACCAAGTTGGATGGAGACTCTAGAGGTGGAGCTGCTTTATCAATAAGGAAAATAAGTGGCAAGCCAATTAAATTTATTGGTGTCGGTGAAAAAATAGAAGCACTGCAACCATTCCATCCAGAAAGAATGGCTAGCAGAATCTTAGGCATGGGTGATGTATTGACACTTGTTGAAAAAGCCCAAAAAGAAGTTGAACTTGCTGATGCAGAAGCGATGCAAAAGAAACTTCAAGAAGCAACTTTTGATTTTAATGATTTTGTAAAGCAAATGAGATTAATTAAAAGGATGGGATCACTTGGAGGATTAATGAAATTAATACCTGGAATGAATAAAATCGATGATGGGATGATAAAAAATGGAGAAGATCAACTCAAGAAAATAGAATCTATGATTTCTTCAATGACTATTGAGGAGAAGCAGAAACCTGAGGTTCTTGCTGCTCAGCCGTCAAGAAGACAAAGAATTGCTCAAGGTAGTGGATATGAAGCAAAAGATGTCGATAAAGTATTAGCTGATTTTCAAAGAATGAGAGGTTTTATGAAACAAATGTCAAATGGAGGAATGCCTGGAATGGGAGGAATGCCTGGAATGGGAGGAATGCCTGGAATGGGAGGAATGCCTGGAATGGGAGGAATGCCTGGAATGGGAGGTTTGAATGCTAATAAACCAATGAAAAAACAAAAAAATAATAAAAAGAAAAAAGGTTTCGCTGATTTATAG
- a CDS encoding TIGR03792 family protein, producing the protein MKFNLNLISFFQRFCLVLICLVVLSFQFDIPNLKAITMDNYQGEMVIEELRLKVPADVKAVWLNAEQEIWEPWLSSQKGFLGRQLFWDKEKEEALILVNWENKKLWKSIPMSEVNVVQQRFEDNVKAALNVGENPFELIFEGELDKQR; encoded by the coding sequence ATGAAATTTAATTTAAATTTAATTTCATTTTTTCAAAGATTTTGTTTAGTATTAATTTGCTTAGTAGTTTTAAGTTTTCAATTTGATATTCCCAATTTAAAAGCTATTACTATGGATAATTATCAAGGTGAAATGGTCATAGAGGAATTAAGACTTAAAGTCCCTGCCGATGTAAAAGCAGTATGGTTGAATGCTGAACAAGAAATATGGGAGCCATGGTTATCTTCTCAAAAAGGTTTTTTGGGGAGACAATTATTTTGGGATAAAGAAAAAGAAGAAGCTTTAATATTGGTAAATTGGGAAAACAAGAAATTATGGAAAAGCATACCAATGTCAGAAGTAAATGTAGTCCAACAAAGATTTGAAGATAATGTTAAGGCTGCACTAAATGTAGGAGAAAATCCTTTTGAATTGATTTTTGAGGGAGAGTTAGATAAGCAAAGATGA
- a CDS encoding bifunctional riboflavin kinase/FAD synthetase, with product MISLISPSEVKNPTSIAIGSFDGLHAGHRKLIKSVVEENLYTPTIASFWPHPREVLYKETRLRLDLPDEKLPILEDLGIEQLVLIPFDKELSKLSAERFVREILINQLQAKNISVGANFKFGFKRSGDINTIKNTIKDTDIKLKITPILEDKEGRISSSRIRDLLEKSDLKNAFKILNRPYSFNGKVVKGKGIGKSIGWPTANLEIDGRKFLPGEGVYAAWTTIENSNQKIESVMNLGSQPTINPLLPSAVEVHLINKDIDLYGLNLSVEPVEKLRSQIKFKNIDQLSNQIKTDRDNALRIFKNYKK from the coding sequence TTGATCTCTTTAATATCGCCATCTGAAGTTAAGAATCCTACTTCAATAGCTATTGGAAGTTTTGATGGCCTACATGCTGGCCACAGAAAATTAATAAAAAGTGTAGTTGAAGAAAATCTATATACCCCAACAATTGCGAGTTTCTGGCCACATCCCAGAGAAGTTCTATATAAAGAAACGCGCCTTAGACTTGATCTCCCAGATGAAAAACTACCTATTCTTGAAGATCTTGGGATTGAACAATTAGTTCTGATTCCCTTTGATAAGGAACTATCTAAATTAAGTGCAGAAAGATTTGTAAGAGAAATCTTAATAAATCAATTACAGGCAAAAAACATTTCTGTAGGTGCTAATTTTAAATTTGGTTTTAAAAGAAGTGGAGACATAAATACTATAAAAAATACAATTAAAGATACGGATATAAAACTAAAAATTACTCCTATTTTAGAAGACAAAGAAGGTAGAATCAGCAGCAGCAGAATAAGAGATTTATTAGAGAAAAGTGATCTGAAAAATGCTTTCAAAATTCTTAATAGGCCTTATAGTTTTAATGGAAAGGTTGTTAAAGGTAAAGGGATTGGAAAAAGTATAGGATGGCCCACAGCAAATCTTGAAATAGATGGCAGAAAATTTTTACCAGGAGAAGGAGTCTATGCAGCTTGGACTACCATTGAAAATTCCAACCAAAAAATTGAATCTGTTATGAATCTTGGCTCTCAACCAACAATAAATCCTTTATTGCCATCTGCTGTTGAAGTTCATTTAATAAATAAAGATATTGATCTATATGGTTTAAATCTATCTGTAGAACCAGTTGAAAAGCTTAGATCTCAAATCAAGTTCAAGAATATAGACCAACTTTCTAATCAAATAAAAACAGATAGAGATAATGCCCTAAGAATTTTTAAAAATTACAAAAAATAA
- a CDS encoding thiamine phosphate synthase, whose amino-acid sequence MRNSDTTNAEDLRIYQIIDANLDRAREGLRVLEDWARFGLGKEKYVERIKNFRQILGKNHLEVYKQSRNHIEDKCKGLTHQEQIKRKSSEQILSSNSGRVQEALRVIEEFSRLHNHELSKIASAIRYEIYSLEVDLLSLSKHKNSEEILKQNDLYVITDQKENLLEIIEEILIAGVRIIQHRFKTGTDKDHLKEAIQIKNLCKRYNSLLIINDRVDIALASNADGIHLGQDDLDLKTARKLLGYSKIIGMSANNEIDISNALKEGCDYIGIGPVFETATKKNKKPIGIEKIKTLTKDLNIPWFAIGGVTTKNLSYLKSNGFKKVALVSQLMNSEDPKEDAIMILKELSHENQGKWRGKKNRT is encoded by the coding sequence ATGCGGAATTCCGATACTACAAACGCTGAAGATTTAAGAATTTATCAAATTATTGACGCTAATCTTGATAGAGCTAGAGAAGGACTAAGAGTACTAGAGGATTGGGCCAGATTTGGTCTAGGCAAAGAAAAATATGTTGAAAGGATTAAAAATTTTAGACAAATTTTAGGGAAAAATCATTTAGAAGTTTATAAACAATCTAGGAATCATATTGAGGACAAATGCAAAGGATTAACTCATCAAGAGCAAATCAAAAGAAAGAGCTCTGAGCAAATCTTAAGTTCTAATTCAGGTAGAGTTCAAGAAGCATTAAGAGTGATAGAAGAATTCTCAAGGCTACATAATCATGAGCTTTCAAAAATCGCTTCGGCAATAAGATATGAAATTTATTCTCTAGAAGTCGACTTATTAAGTTTAAGCAAGCATAAGAATTCGGAGGAAATATTAAAACAAAATGACTTATATGTCATCACAGATCAAAAGGAAAACTTATTAGAAATAATAGAAGAGATTTTAATTGCTGGAGTAAGAATCATTCAACATAGATTTAAAACGGGAACTGATAAAGATCATCTTAAAGAAGCAATTCAGATTAAAAATCTATGTAAAAGATATAATTCGTTGTTAATTATTAACGATAGAGTTGATATAGCTTTAGCTTCAAATGCTGATGGAATTCATCTTGGACAAGATGATTTAGATTTAAAAACCGCAAGAAAATTATTAGGATATTCAAAAATTATTGGTATGAGCGCAAATAATGAAATTGATATTTCTAATGCTCTTAAAGAGGGTTGTGATTACATAGGAATAGGACCAGTATTTGAAACTGCAACAAAAAAGAACAAAAAGCCTATAGGTATTGAAAAGATCAAAACATTAACAAAAGATTTGAATATTCCTTGGTTTGCTATCGGAGGAGTTACGACAAAAAATCTTTCATATTTAAAAAGCAATGGTTTTAAAAAAGTTGCCTTAGTTTCTCAATTAATGAATTCTGAAGATCCTAAAGAAGACGCTATTATGATTTTAAAAGAGTTGTCTCATGAAAATCAAGGTAAATGGCGAGGAAAAAAAAATAGAACTTGA
- the thiS gene encoding sulfur carrier protein ThiS: protein MKIKVNGEEKKIELDQENALLSKALYYMGYKPNTIVVELNNLIINSIKWDKVKLKDGDNLEIVSIVGGG, encoded by the coding sequence ATGAAAATCAAGGTAAATGGCGAGGAAAAAAAAATAGAACTTGATCAAGAAAATGCTCTACTATCTAAAGCGCTATATTACATGGGATATAAACCCAACACAATTGTTGTCGAGTTAAACAATTTAATTATTAATTCAATAAAATGGGACAAAGTGAAACTTAAAGATGGGGATAATTTAGAAATCGTTTCAATAGTTGGTGGTGGTTAA
- the trmD gene encoding tRNA (guanosine(37)-N1)-methyltransferase TrmD, with protein MSSFNFDVITLFPKAFELINNLGVITRAIDKNLIDVNLHDLREYGEGSYRQVDDKPYGGGAGMVLKPEPIYKAYESIRKSPKSKTLLMTPQGKVLKQKDLARWSTLDQIIIICGQYEGFDERIRLLADEEISIGDYILSGGEIPAISIINGLTRLLPGTLGDPNSLVDESHNSSLLEYPQYTRPLTFKDMKVPDILVSGNHEEIKSWRRRKSIERTMERRSDLISNENYKKSPQSKRIIKEHNQCMKFRIGNGYDIHRLVEDRDLIIGGVKLHHPEKLGLDGHSDADVLSHSIMDALLGALSLGDIGKYFPPSDEKWKNADSLFLLSKVIDLIRQEGWEINNIDSVLVAERPKIMPHIKLMKKNISKILNIDENLIGIKATTNEKLGPEGREEGISCHSVVLLEKK; from the coding sequence ATGAGTAGTTTTAATTTTGATGTGATTACATTGTTTCCTAAAGCTTTTGAATTAATAAATAATTTAGGGGTTATAACAAGAGCTATAGATAAGAATTTGATCGATGTAAATTTACATGATTTAAGAGAATATGGAGAAGGCTCTTACAGACAAGTAGACGATAAGCCTTATGGAGGAGGAGCAGGCATGGTATTAAAACCTGAACCTATTTATAAGGCATATGAATCAATTAGAAAATCACCTAAAAGTAAAACTTTGTTGATGACCCCACAGGGTAAAGTCTTAAAGCAAAAGGATCTTGCGAGATGGTCCACTTTGGATCAAATAATAATAATTTGTGGTCAATATGAAGGTTTTGATGAAAGGATTAGATTATTAGCTGATGAAGAGATATCGATAGGTGATTATATACTTTCTGGAGGTGAAATACCTGCTATATCAATAATTAACGGGTTGACTAGATTATTACCAGGAACTCTTGGTGATCCAAACTCCTTAGTGGATGAGAGTCATAATTCTTCTTTATTAGAATATCCTCAATACACGAGGCCGTTAACTTTTAAAGATATGAAAGTACCAGATATTTTAGTGAGCGGTAATCATGAAGAGATTAAATCGTGGAGAAGACGAAAAAGTATTGAAAGAACAATGGAGAGAAGAAGTGACTTAATTTCAAATGAAAACTACAAAAAATCCCCACAAAGTAAGAGAATAATAAAAGAACATAATCAATGCATGAAATTTAGAATAGGTAATGGCTACGATATTCACAGACTAGTAGAGGATAGAGATTTAATTATTGGAGGTGTAAAATTGCATCATCCTGAAAAATTAGGATTGGATGGTCATAGTGATGCTGATGTTTTAAGTCACTCAATAATGGATGCATTATTGGGAGCACTTTCCCTGGGCGACATAGGAAAGTATTTCCCCCCATCTGATGAAAAATGGAAAAATGCTGACAGCTTGTTTTTGTTATCAAAAGTAATTGATTTGATAAGACAAGAAGGTTGGGAAATAAATAATATTGATAGTGTTCTTGTCGCTGAAAGGCCAAAAATCATGCCACATATAAAACTAATGAAAAAAAACATTTCTAAAATCTTAAATATTGATGAAAATTTAATTGGGATTAAAGCCACTACAAATGAAAAATTGGGTCCAGAAGGGAGAGAAGAGGGTATAAGTTGCCATTCAGTAGTGCTACTTGAGAAAAAATGA
- the larB gene encoding nickel pincer cofactor biosynthesis protein LarB — MNFDIKFDFQRRERLGLIEAIWGQDKSIDQLKRLSESVLSKNEVVFITRINSEKANYLLDLYDDARFYEEANCLIIGKNLNKINTNKKVAIISGGSSDLAVTLEAQLALKIYGVNFQSFIDVGVAGLHRLLSQLEEINKYDVLIVCAGMEGALATVVGGLLAQPIIAVPVSVGYGVSKDGETALNSMLSSCSPGIAVMNIDNGYGAAMAALRIIKSIS; from the coding sequence ATGAATTTTGATATCAAGTTTGATTTTCAAAGGAGAGAGAGGCTTGGACTCATTGAGGCTATTTGGGGGCAAGACAAAAGTATAGACCAATTAAAGAGATTATCTGAAAGTGTTTTAAGTAAAAATGAGGTTGTTTTCATTACTAGGATTAATAGTGAAAAGGCTAATTATCTTTTAGATTTGTATGATGATGCACGATTCTATGAAGAAGCAAATTGCCTAATAATTGGGAAAAATCTGAATAAAATAAATACAAATAAAAAAGTTGCCATAATTTCAGGAGGCTCAAGTGATTTGGCCGTAACACTTGAAGCACAATTAGCTCTTAAAATTTATGGAGTGAATTTTCAATCTTTTATTGATGTTGGAGTGGCAGGACTTCACCGATTATTGAGTCAGTTAGAAGAAATTAATAAATATGATGTATTAATAGTTTGTGCTGGAATGGAAGGAGCTTTAGCAACAGTTGTTGGAGGATTGTTGGCACAACCAATAATTGCAGTACCTGTCTCTGTAGGCTACGGCGTAAGCAAGGATGGAGAAACTGCTTTAAATAGCATGTTGTCAAGTTGTTCCCCAGGTATTGCAGTTATGAATATAGATAATGGTTACGGAGCGGCAATGGCAGCTCTGAGAATTATTAAAAGTATTTCCTAA
- the rpsP gene encoding 30S ribosomal protein S16, protein MIKLRLKRFGKKKEASFRIVASNSTSRRDGRPLQELGFYNPRTKETRLDTEALRIRLTQGAQPTDVVRTLLEKGGLLEKIERPSIAIGKAKLQKEKLAKAKTKDEETDSSKAEGDSKDTES, encoded by the coding sequence ATGATTAAATTGCGCCTTAAGCGCTTTGGAAAGAAAAAAGAGGCAAGTTTCAGAATTGTTGCATCCAATAGTACTTCCAGAAGAGATGGTAGACCTTTACAAGAATTAGGTTTTTATAACCCAAGAACTAAAGAAACTAGGCTTGATACAGAAGCTTTAAGAATAAGACTTACTCAGGGAGCTCAGCCAACTGATGTTGTAAGAACTTTATTAGAGAAAGGGGGGTTATTAGAAAAAATTGAGAGACCCTCTATAGCTATTGGTAAGGCAAAGTTACAAAAGGAAAAATTAGCAAAAGCTAAAACTAAAGACGAAGAAACTGATAGTAGTAAAGCTGAAGGCGATAGTAAAGACACTGAAAGCTAG
- a CDS encoding Bax inhibitor-1/YccA family protein, with amino-acid sequence MPASSNFNQAIREAQTSSIVGPNVVQKALPYVGGGMALTSVGALGGLTLSQSPIYGPLFLVAIIAQLVLFFVASSAANNANNTKALPLLATYSLLTGFTLSGIIAYAALTIGVGSIATAALATGITFIIASYTGQRMSDSVGQALSGVVGLGLIGLVIAMVIQLVGSIFSPAFGTGGFELLIAGFGTVLFVAMSFVDFYTMPRRYSDDQYLAGALGMYLTYINLFVFILRLMIALNGGGRRD; translated from the coding sequence ATGCCAGCAAGTAGTAATTTTAATCAAGCTATTCGTGAAGCACAAACAAGTTCAATTGTTGGACCTAATGTAGTTCAAAAAGCTCTACCTTACGTTGGTGGGGGAATGGCTTTAACATCCGTTGGTGCTCTTGGAGGATTGACTCTTTCTCAAAGCCCCATATACGGACCTTTATTTTTAGTAGCAATTATTGCCCAATTAGTTTTGTTTTTTGTAGCTTCTAGCGCTGCTAATAATGCAAATAACACTAAAGCTTTACCTTTGTTGGCAACATACAGTTTGCTTACTGGATTTACTTTAAGTGGAATTATTGCTTATGCAGCATTAACTATTGGTGTTGGATCTATTGCCACCGCAGCATTAGCAACAGGTATCACATTTATTATCGCTTCTTACACTGGCCAAAGGATGAGTGATAGTGTTGGGCAGGCACTAAGCGGAGTAGTAGGTCTAGGGTTGATTGGACTTGTTATTGCGATGGTAATTCAGTTAGTTGGTAGTATTTTCTCTCCAGCATTTGGAACAGGTGGCTTTGAATTGTTAATAGCAGGATTTGGAACTGTTTTATTTGTAGCAATGTCTTTTGTTGATTTCTACACCATGCCAAGAAGATATAGCGACGATCAATATTTGGCAGGAGCTCTTGGGATGTACTTAACTTATATAAATCTATTTGTATTCATTCTTAGGTTAATGATTGCACTAAATGGTGGCGGAAGAAGGGATTAA
- a CDS encoding PhoH family protein, which yields MKEVSKNGHFTIDLPSSDAATALSGPGNSFLKKFESLTGVSLTIRGLQLEMNGVISKIERASALVELTRPIWEQGLEVPEVDLKAALSSLNMGESSSHAELGKKVLARSKEGRYLRPRTIRQKEYVESIENFDLTFAIGPAGTGKTFLATVCAARLLNEKKIEKIVLTRPAVEAGESLGFLPGDLQQKVDPYLRPLFDSLHSIFGFDRTNSLIDKGIIEVAPLAFMRGRTLDNSLVILDEAQNTTCSQMRMFLTRLGERSKMVVNGDITQIDLKKDQESGLIEASRIFSETEGIKFCYLTFEDVVRHSLVQKIIEAYQ from the coding sequence ATGAAAGAAGTTTCCAAAAATGGTCACTTCACAATTGATTTGCCAAGCTCTGATGCTGCCACAGCATTATCTGGCCCTGGGAATTCTTTCTTAAAAAAGTTTGAATCTCTAACGGGAGTATCATTAACTATAAGAGGTTTACAACTTGAGATGAACGGTGTCATCTCCAAGATAGAGAGAGCATCAGCATTAGTAGAGCTGACAAGACCAATTTGGGAACAAGGGCTAGAAGTACCAGAGGTAGATCTTAAAGCAGCTCTGAGTTCTTTAAATATGGGGGAGTCATCTTCACATGCTGAACTTGGGAAAAAAGTTCTTGCGCGTTCCAAAGAAGGAAGATATTTAAGACCAAGAACTATAAGGCAAAAAGAATATGTTGAATCAATTGAAAACTTTGATCTTACTTTCGCAATTGGTCCAGCTGGAACTGGCAAGACATTTTTGGCAACTGTTTGCGCAGCAAGACTATTGAACGAGAAAAAAATAGAAAAAATTGTTTTAACCAGACCAGCTGTAGAAGCTGGTGAAAGTTTGGGATTCCTGCCTGGAGATTTGCAACAAAAAGTAGACCCATATTTGAGACCCCTATTTGACTCTTTACATAGTATTTTTGGCTTTGATAGAACAAATTCGTTAATCGATAAGGGAATTATTGAAGTTGCTCCATTAGCATTTATGCGAGGCAGAACCTTGGATAACTCTTTGGTTATTTTAGATGAAGCCCAAAACACAACTTGCTCTCAAATGAGAATGTTTTTAACCAGATTAGGTGAGAGATCAAAAATGGTTGTAAACGGGGATATTACTCAAATTGATTTAAAAAAAGATCAGGAAAGTGGCCTCATCGAAGCATCAAGAATTTTCTCTGAAACGGAAGGTATAAAATTTTGTTACTTAACTTTTGAAGATGTAGTTCGTCATTCTTTAGTTCAGAAAATTATTGAGGCTTATCAATAA
- the era gene encoding GTPase Era, whose amino-acid sequence MTNYRSGFVTLLGRPNVGKSTLINKLIGEKITITSPIAQTTRNKLKGILTTNNGQIIFVDTPGVHKPHHRLGEILVKNAKSAINGVDMVIFVIDSSEEPGRGDEYILNFLIANKTEFIVALNKWDLVNKEFRNLRLDQYRRFFGINRNFHIVSASQGEGCSELVDMVLNFLPEGPKLYGEDTICDQPLDNLLSDLVREQVLINTREEVPHSVAVKIEKIEEMKRKNGKSFTAILATIIVERSTQKGILIGKKGSMLKIIGQSARSNMSKLIDGPVHLELFVKVVPNWRKKESRLIEFGYEEDF is encoded by the coding sequence TTGACCAATTATAGATCTGGGTTTGTAACTTTACTAGGAAGGCCAAATGTGGGTAAATCTACTTTAATAAATAAATTGATTGGAGAAAAAATAACTATTACTTCTCCAATAGCGCAAACTACTAGAAATAAATTAAAAGGAATACTTACTACAAACAATGGGCAAATAATTTTTGTAGATACACCAGGAGTTCATAAACCTCATCATCGCCTTGGAGAGATATTAGTAAAAAATGCAAAATCTGCAATTAATGGAGTTGATATGGTAATTTTTGTAATTGATTCAAGTGAAGAACCTGGTAGAGGTGATGAATATATATTGAACTTTTTAATCGCAAATAAAACTGAGTTCATTGTTGCATTAAATAAGTGGGATTTGGTTAATAAAGAATTTAGGAATTTACGATTAGATCAATATAGAAGATTTTTTGGAATTAATAGAAATTTTCATATTGTAAGTGCTTCTCAAGGAGAAGGATGTTCTGAACTAGTCGATATGGTACTTAATTTTCTTCCAGAGGGGCCAAAACTTTATGGCGAAGATACGATATGCGACCAACCATTAGATAATTTATTATCTGATTTAGTAAGAGAGCAGGTGTTAATAAATACAAGAGAAGAAGTACCTCATAGTGTTGCAGTAAAGATAGAAAAGATAGAGGAAATGAAAAGAAAAAATGGCAAAAGTTTTACAGCTATTTTGGCTACTATTATTGTTGAAAGATCAACTCAAAAAGGTATTCTGATTGGAAAGAAAGGTTCAATGTTAAAAATTATTGGACAGTCAGCAAGATCAAATATGTCAAAATTGATTGATGGTCCAGTTCACCTGGAGTTGTTTGTGAAAGTTGTTCCAAATTGGAGAAAAAAAGAATCAAGGTTAATTGAGTTTGGTTATGAGGAAGATTTCTAG